The Bacillota bacterium genome contains the following window.
AAATTTCTTTCCAAAAATAGCGGGCGTTAACTTGCCGTTAACATGTTTGCAGTATCATTTAGGTACGAGGTCGCCCAACTGCTGGGAAATAATACGCACCTGAGGCGTCCCGTAATCCCCCGGCTTCGGCGGCGGTTTCCTGCCGCCGCTTTTTCTTTATCGTCCGCAAAACCGGTACAAAGACCTCTGGTCATTTTGTGAACGCAATGATATACTGAAGGTAGAGGAGTACAAACTGTGTAGAGGGGGCGATGACCATGATACGACTTGGGGAAGACCCCAGACTGGTTGACCAGCGCATTACTGAGTCCATCATACGCCTTCGCAGTATCGAGGAGCTGCAGAAGCGCGAGCGCGTGCGAGTGGTGCACCCGGTGGTAACGATTTCACGCCAGCTGGGAGCAGGCGGAACGGAGGTTGCCCAGAAACTGGCTGAGATGCTGGGAGAGCCCTGGCGCGTGTGGGACCAGCAGATTATCGATGCCATTGCGAACCATGCGGAAGTACGCAGGGAAATCGTGCAGTCGCTGGATGAGCAGGCTCAGGGCGAAATCGATACGGTCGTGAAGTCGCTACTCGGCATCGGGGGCCTCGAGGCGCCGAGCTATCGCAAGCACCTTGCGGAGGTCGTTCTGACGATTGAACGAGCGGGGTTTGCCATCATCCTCGGACGGGGGGCAAACTTCCTGCTTCCCCGTGCGCTCAACGTGCGGCTCAGGGCTTCAATGCCCGTGCGCATCCGGCGTGTCATGGAGCAGATGAACCTGAGCCGCGAGCAAGCAGAGCGTGCCATCCGCGATTCTGACCATAAACGCGCCGCTTTTGTGCAGCAGACGTTCGGGCGCAACATCGACGAAGATGGCGCATACGACTTGATTATCTACACCGACGACCTGAGTCCGGAAGGTACGGCGCGAATCATCCATACCGCAGTCCTCGTCAGGTTTCCTGAGATGGAGAAACCCGCGCCGACGGTTGCGCTGGTGCAGAAACGCTAGAGCGCAGCACGTGCAATGTCACCTCTGGGAAGCAAAACAGGCGCGCCTTGAACAGAGGTACGCCGACCGTTGCTACGCCCGGCGAGACCAGCACATGCGGCTGGGGCAGGGGGCGACTCAAGTGGCGGGCAATCTGTTTCGGATAGAGAATGGGGTTACCGACCCAACGCCCCAGCCGGGCATGACTCCACAACGCCCCCCAGCGCGGGATACGTATCTGCCCGCAGTGCGTATGTCCGCACAGAATAAGGTCAAAGCGCGCCGTGAGTGGGTCCATCAGAATATCTGGAGAATGCGCCAATAGCACATACAGGTCAGCGCGTGGCAAAGACGAAACCAGTGCTGGCAGATTGGCGAAACCCGAATGAGGGTCGTCCACCCCTCCAAGCCAGATACTCGCACCATGATAATGCACCATCCTTGCTTCGTTGTTGAGGATATTCACCCCGGCCTCCCTGAGCGCGTGCTCCAGCTTGTCGGGATGGGAGAGACGGGAACTCTTGTGCTCAGAGTTGCCCCAGACGGCATAGACCCCCAGAGTTGTCCGCACGCGGGAAAGCATTTCCACCAGAGGCGCAATACCCCTGTCGGCGTCCACCATATCACCGGTGAGAACCACGATGTGCGCCGAGGTTTGTGAGAGCAGGCGGGCGAGTTTATGCTCCAGTAAACCCATTTTACGGATATGCAGGTCGCTCAGGTGCAGGATGGTCAATCCGTCCAGCGCGGGCGGAAGGTGAGGAAGCATCAGTGAACGCTCTCGCAGGAGCAAGTGAAACGGTTCTATCAGGTTCGTCCACGTCCACGCCGCCGCTGCGGCTATAAGCATCCATTCTGGGCTCATCGCTTTCGAAGCACGGCAACCACGCTAACTCCCCACGGGAAGCGCATGTGCGCCAGCATGGCTGTCTCGAACCGTTGAAATCGGATGAGCAGATGGTTCAACCACGGTGGCAGGGGAGGCAGCTGGGCTTCCGGTTCCTTTCCGGGCGGTGGTCGGCGTTTGAGCAATCGCATCACGAGGGCGAAGGGAAACAGGAAGAAGAGGGCGTATGTCAGGCGGACTATCTCGAATCCAGCGGCACGGCTGCGGTGAGCCAGCACGCGCGCGACGTAACGCCGCCGGTGCATCAGCGCAAGGTCGTGTTCGCTCCACAGGATGCTGTAAGCGGGTACGGTAACCACCACGAATCCGCCCGGTTTCAACGTACGGTGAAACTCCCTCAAAACCGCCACGTCGTCGTCGAGGTGTTCCAGAATGTCGGTAGCCACAATTACGTCCACGCTCTCGCGGGCGATGGGTAAACGCTCTGCGGCAGCGAGCAGCAGGTCGCTCAGCCCACGCTGCCGGCTCCACGCCAGAGCAAGGGGCGAAATATCCACACCAATAACCCTGCCGTAGTT
Protein-coding sequences here:
- a CDS encoding metallophosphoesterase family protein; the protein is MLIAAAAAWTWTNLIEPFHLLLRERSLMLPHLPPALDGLTILHLSDLHIRKMGLLEHKLARLLSQTSAHIVVLTGDMVDADRGIAPLVEMLSRVRTTLGVYAVWGNSEHKSSRLSHPDKLEHALREAGVNILNNEARMVHYHGASIWLGGVDDPHSGFANLPALVSSLPRADLYVLLAHSPDILMDPLTARFDLILCGHTHCGQIRIPRWGALWSHARLGRWVGNPILYPKQIARHLSRPLPQPHVLVSPGVATVGVPLFKARLFCFPEVTLHVLRSSVSAPAQPSARVSPSQET
- a CDS encoding cytidylate kinase-like family protein; its protein translation is MIRLGEDPRLVDQRITESIIRLRSIEELQKRERVRVVHPVVTISRQLGAGGTEVAQKLAEMLGEPWRVWDQQIIDAIANHAEVRREIVQSLDEQAQGEIDTVVKSLLGIGGLEAPSYRKHLAEVVLTIERAGFAIILGRGANFLLPRALNVRLRASMPVRIRRVMEQMNLSREQAERAIRDSDHKRAAFVQQTFGRNIDEDGAYDLIIYTDDLSPEGTARIIHTAVLVRFPEMEKPAPTVALVQKR
- a CDS encoding class I SAM-dependent methyltransferase, whose product is MNPAEYERMYRYEDHYWWFVSRRELVDSLVRRLPLAPDAVIIDVGCGTGATAVQLRNYGRVIGVDISPLALAWSRQRGLSDLLLAAAERLPIARESVDVIVATDILEHLDDDVAVLREFHRTLKPGGFVVVTVPAYSILWSEHDLALMHRRRYVARVLAHRSRAAGFEIVRLTYALFFLFPFALVMRLLKRRPPPGKEPEAQLPPLPPWLNHLLIRFQRFETAMLAHMRFPWGVSVVAVLRKR